The genomic region CGCCAGGATCCTGAAATCGCTCCCCTTCTTTCTCCATACGTAAAAGCCATAGAGGCTTCCAATCAGGCTATGGAAGAGGCTGGCACTTTCCATGAATGTTATGTTTGTACGGTCATTGACGGCAAAGGCTGCTGCAAAATAGGCCTAGAAAACGAGTGTACAGTTTTAATTTTGCTTTTAAACTTACTTTTAGGGCAAAAATTCCCTGAGGAAAGAGAAGTCCCTGGCAGGTGTTTTTTTGTAGGGCCAAGGGGGTGTAAAATTTTAGCTCGCCCTATGCTTTGTAGGGATTATTTTTGTTTAAGACATTTAAATATGCTTTCTGATAAAGAAATGGCCCACATTACCCAGGTTTTAAATGATGAACTAACTTTATTGCATAGATTGACTTCTCTTATGCGCCAAAGGCTTGAAGAGTGGACAGGAAAATTTTTGTTAGAATATGACCTTACCGGTTATTAAACATAAGAAAGGAGGCTTTATGAAAAAACTTAATTTGTTGTTAATTTTGATGGTAGGATTGTTTGTTGTCTCTTGTGCCAAAAAAGAAATACCAACTGGAGTAGAAGAAGCACCTCCACCTGCAGTAAAAAAAGAATCTGCTCCGCAGACAAAGCCGGCCGAAGAAGCCAAAGTTCCCTCTCAAGAAACTCCTAAGCTTTCAGAACCCCCTATATTTGAAGAAGTAGGCCTTGAACCCCAAAATCCGGAATGGATAGACGCCCACCGTGAAGAACTTTTACTTTATGGCCGCAGCACCAGACCTTTTAAGGCCATCTTTTTTGACTTTGATTCCTATTATATTCGTGATGACATGAAAGATCGTTTGCAAGAGAACGCCCGGTTTCTCTTAGAAAATCCAGAAATAAAAGTAGAACTTCAGGGCAACTGTGACGAACGCGGCTCAAGCGAATATAACTTGGCTCTTGGAGAAAAAAGGGCCCTTGCCGTGAAACGCTATCTTATAAACCTGGGTGTTTCTCCAGAAAGGCTTATCACCGTAAGTTTTGGCGAAGAGCGGCCTCTTGATCCCAGGCATAACGAAGAGGCATGGGCGCTTAACCGCCGAGTTGACTTTGTGGTAATCAAAAAATAACCAACAATAAGGAGGTTTTATGAAAAGGCTGGCAATTTTAATAGTTTTTGGGATTTTACTTTTGAGTACAAATAGCTGGGCCACTGAAGCCAAAATTGGCGTGGTTGATATCCAGACAGTAGTCAGAAACTCTCAGGCCGGGCAAGAGGCTCTTAAAAAACTTCAGGCCAAGTTTGAAACTTTAAAAGCCAAACTCCAAAAAAAAGAAAGCGAATTACGTAAATTTAAAACAGAACTTGAAAAGAAAGCGCCTCTCCTCTCCCCAGAGGCACGCAAAGAAAAAGAACGGGAATACCAAAAAATGCTAAGAGAATATCAGGCCGCCAGAGAAGATGCCCAGTTTGAAATGAAGCAAGAAGAAGAAAAGGCCTTAAAACCCATAATGCAGGATTTAGATAAAATAATAAAAGACATGGCTAAAAAAGAAGGTTACGACCTTATCCTTGAAAAAAGGATGCCCGGGCTTTATTGGGCTTCAGAAAAAATAGACATTACCAAACATTTGATTGAACTTTACAACAAGTACTGGACCACCAAGAAAAAGTAATGATTTTAGCAGGAGACATAGGCGGGACTAAGGCCCTACTGGCCATCTACGAAACAACTGGTCCCGCCAGGCCCAAAAAATTACGTCTCCTTTATACAAAAAATTTTTCAAGTATTACTGAGCTCTTAAAAACCTACGTTTCAG from Thermodesulfatator indicus DSM 15286 harbors:
- the pal gene encoding peptidoglycan-associated lipoprotein Pal yields the protein MKKLNLLLILMVGLFVVSCAKKEIPTGVEEAPPPAVKKESAPQTKPAEEAKVPSQETPKLSEPPIFEEVGLEPQNPEWIDAHREELLLYGRSTRPFKAIFFDFDSYYIRDDMKDRLQENARFLLENPEIKVELQGNCDERGSSEYNLALGEKRALAVKRYLINLGVSPERLITVSFGEERPLDPRHNEEAWALNRRVDFVVIKK
- a CDS encoding OmpH family outer membrane protein, with the translated sequence MKRLAILIVFGILLLSTNSWATEAKIGVVDIQTVVRNSQAGQEALKKLQAKFETLKAKLQKKESELRKFKTELEKKAPLLSPEARKEKEREYQKMLREYQAAREDAQFEMKQEEEKALKPIMQDLDKIIKDMAKKEGYDLILEKRMPGLYWASEKIDITKHLIELYNKYWTTKKK